One window of Nocardia nova SH22a genomic DNA carries:
- a CDS encoding TetR/AcrR family transcriptional regulator: MTSDATAGPDVTVPAKYSAAQRRIILAAFELFAQHGVSATSLQMLADFIGVTKAAVYHQFKSKDDIVSAVAETEMARLEAALSESQTYDGATAARDALLVRVIDIAVQRRRLYSVMQNDPYMARFLAEHAEFRQLMERLFGALIGEDADTDMRVQAAMLYSAIGGAAAHPMVVDLDDAALREHLLRFARGMFQLPEQR, encoded by the coding sequence ATGACCTCAGACGCCACGGCCGGACCTGACGTGACGGTTCCCGCGAAATACAGTGCCGCGCAACGCCGCATCATTCTCGCGGCCTTCGAGTTGTTCGCGCAACACGGCGTCAGCGCGACCTCGCTGCAGATGCTCGCCGATTTCATCGGCGTCACCAAGGCGGCGGTGTACCACCAGTTCAAATCCAAGGACGACATCGTGTCCGCCGTCGCCGAAACCGAGATGGCCCGGCTCGAGGCGGCGCTGTCGGAGTCGCAGACCTACGACGGCGCGACGGCCGCCCGCGACGCCCTGCTGGTCCGTGTGATCGATATCGCCGTGCAGCGCCGCCGCCTCTACAGCGTGATGCAGAACGATCCGTACATGGCGCGCTTCCTCGCTGAGCACGCCGAGTTCCGGCAGTTGATGGAACGCCTGTTCGGCGCGCTGATAGGTGAGGACGCCGACACCGATATGCGGGTGCAGGCGGCCATGCTCTACTCCGCGATCGGCGGGGCCGCGGCGCACCCGATGGTGGTCGATCTGGACGACGCCGCCCTGCGCGAACATCTGCTGCGCTTCGCCCGCGGCATGTTCCAACTACCCGAACAGCGATAA
- a CDS encoding cytochrome C oxidase subunit IV family protein — MRSTTISATARITIAWAVLVAITLVSWLLGNSGAHREAAALTVLVLAVVKARVVLRQFMEVRGAPRWLRYGTDLWLLGFTVVIGGTYLW; from the coding sequence ATGCGATCGACAACGATATCGGCCACGGCGCGGATCACCATCGCCTGGGCGGTGCTGGTCGCGATCACGCTCGTGTCCTGGTTACTGGGCAACTCGGGCGCGCATCGCGAGGCGGCAGCGCTCACCGTGCTGGTGCTCGCGGTGGTCAAGGCGCGCGTCGTGCTCCGGCAGTTCATGGAGGTTCGCGGCGCGCCGCGCTGGCTGCGGTACGGCACCGATCTGTGGTTGCTGGGTTTCACTGTGGTGATCGGCGGGACCTACCTGTGGTGA
- a CDS encoding cytochrome c oxidase subunit 3, whose translation MSSDVRESVPWSVSREKPVRRIPGDPNMWIFILGDFLIFSVYLVIFMIDRQRDPGAFLEQQRGVHLGVGVFDTVLLLTSSLLVARGVLAARGERYRAAVAAVTGAGLCGLLFVVVKAGEWTSEIRSGATFPSGPFYMYYYMLTGIHLFHVVLGLLILGLVVRDLRDPRGRRLSMTETGATYWHMVDLLWLLIFALVYVMR comes from the coding sequence GTGAGTTCGGATGTGCGCGAATCCGTTCCGTGGTCGGTATCGCGCGAGAAGCCCGTCCGCAGAATCCCGGGCGATCCGAACATGTGGATATTCATCCTCGGCGACTTCCTCATATTCTCGGTCTATCTGGTGATTTTCATGATCGACAGACAGCGCGATCCCGGGGCTTTCCTGGAACAGCAGCGCGGTGTGCACCTCGGCGTCGGCGTCTTCGACACGGTGCTGCTGCTGACCAGCTCACTGCTGGTCGCCCGCGGCGTGCTGGCGGCCCGCGGCGAACGGTATCGCGCCGCGGTCGCCGCCGTCACCGGCGCCGGACTGTGCGGACTGTTGTTCGTGGTGGTGAAGGCGGGGGAGTGGACCTCGGAAATCCGTTCCGGCGCAACGTTTCCGAGTGGCCCGTTCTACATGTACTACTACATGCTCACGGGCATCCACCTGTTCCATGTGGTGCTGGGACTGCTGATCCTGGGGCTGGTGGTGCGCGATCTGCGCGATCCGCGGGGACGGCGGCTGTCGATGACCGAGACCGGTGCGACCTACTGGCACATGGTCGACCTGCTCTGGCTGCTGATATTCGCACTCGTATACGTGATGAGGTGA
- a CDS encoding MlaE family ABC transporter permease yields MVDTASSNSRTSAVDEITGWTSGYLRRHPVAALRTVGRQVSLGGRAVRYLGVDVATGKFPFGEFVHQATFMVKTSYLPTVAVALPISATLSIQFGLLAGQVGATSLAGAASGLAVIRQSAPLVTAILLAAAVGSAVCSDLGSRTIREEIDAMEVMGVSVLRRLVVPRLSACVVVAMGLTGLSCFIGFLAGYLFNVYVQNGTPGSFLATFSSFATTGDLFLAMVKSAVFGTIVAVVACEKGLSTRGGPGGVANSVNAAVVASIIALMIVNVGFTELYTILFPRTTL; encoded by the coding sequence GTGGTCGACACAGCGTCATCGAACTCGCGGACCTCCGCCGTCGACGAAATCACCGGCTGGACAAGCGGATACCTGCGGCGACATCCGGTCGCGGCGCTGCGCACCGTAGGCCGTCAGGTGAGCCTCGGCGGCCGGGCCGTGCGCTATCTGGGGGTGGACGTGGCCACCGGGAAGTTCCCCTTCGGTGAGTTCGTGCACCAGGCGACCTTCATGGTGAAGACCTCCTATCTCCCGACGGTCGCGGTCGCCCTGCCGATCAGTGCCACGTTGTCGATCCAGTTCGGCCTGCTCGCCGGACAGGTCGGCGCGACGTCATTGGCCGGTGCCGCAAGCGGTTTGGCGGTCATCCGGCAATCGGCGCCGCTGGTGACCGCGATCCTGCTGGCCGCCGCGGTGGGTTCGGCGGTCTGCTCGGATCTGGGTTCGCGCACCATCCGGGAGGAGATCGACGCGATGGAGGTGATGGGCGTTTCGGTGCTGCGAAGACTCGTCGTGCCCCGCCTGTCGGCCTGCGTCGTGGTGGCGATGGGACTGACCGGGCTGAGTTGTTTCATCGGGTTCCTGGCCGGATATCTGTTCAACGTCTACGTCCAGAACGGCACGCCCGGAAGCTTTCTCGCCACCTTCTCCTCCTTCGCCACCACCGGCGACCTGTTCCTGGCCATGGTGAAATCCGCGGTGTTCGGGACCATCGTCGCCGTCGTGGCGTGCGAGAAGGGGCTGAGTACCCGCGGTGGTCCGGGCGGGGTGGCCAACTCCGTGAACGCCGCGGTGGTCGCCTCCATCATCGCGCTGATGATCGTCAATGTCGGCTTCACCGAGCTGTACACGATCCTGTTCCCCAGGACCACGCTGTGA
- a CDS encoding ABC transporter permease, giving the protein MTATPYRPQLVRPLRSAARAPFTTAGRLGHLATFFVRSVASIPISLRHYGKESLRILSDVTWGNGSLVVGGGTAGVIVLLGAAAGGIVGIEGYSALKLLGMGPATGMIASTAATRELAPIMASIAFAAQAGCRFTAQLGSMRIAEEIDALDSLAIRPIPYLVGTRLLAAVVAIVPLYLAGLAADYLAVEMFVGFAGGQAFGTYEHYFRLVLGSTDILYSLLKAVIFVIVTTIIQCYYGYYATGGPQGVGVAAGRAMRAAITVMICVNLLLTMTLWGVASGARISG; this is encoded by the coding sequence GTGACCGCCACGCCCTACCGCCCGCAGCTCGTGCGGCCGCTGCGGTCGGCGGCCCGCGCGCCGTTCACCACGGCCGGGCGGCTCGGACATCTCGCGACCTTCTTCGTCCGGTCGGTCGCGTCGATTCCGATCTCGTTGCGGCACTACGGGAAAGAGTCGCTGCGCATCCTGTCCGACGTCACCTGGGGCAACGGTTCGCTCGTGGTCGGCGGCGGGACCGCGGGGGTGATCGTGCTGCTGGGCGCGGCCGCCGGCGGCATCGTCGGCATCGAGGGCTACAGCGCGTTGAAATTGCTGGGCATGGGCCCGGCGACCGGAATGATCGCCTCCACGGCGGCGACCCGCGAACTGGCGCCGATCATGGCCTCGATCGCCTTCGCCGCGCAAGCCGGATGCCGGTTCACCGCGCAGCTGGGCTCGATGCGCATCGCCGAGGAGATCGACGCGCTGGATTCCCTTGCGATCCGGCCGATTCCGTATCTGGTGGGTACTCGGCTGCTGGCCGCGGTCGTCGCCATCGTCCCGCTGTACCTGGCCGGGCTCGCCGCGGACTATCTGGCGGTGGAGATGTTCGTCGGATTCGCGGGCGGCCAGGCATTCGGCACCTACGAGCACTACTTCCGGCTGGTCCTGGGCAGCACCGACATCCTGTATTCGCTGCTGAAAGCGGTGATCTTCGTGATCGTGACGACGATCATCCAGTGCTACTACGGCTACTACGCCACCGGCGGGCCGCAGGGTGTGGGGGTAGCGGCCGGGCGCGCGATGCGGGCGGCGATCACCGTCATGATCTGCGTGAACCTCTTGCTCACCATGACGCTGTGGGGTGTGGCCTCCGGCGCGCGGATAAGTGGGTGA